A stretch of Buteo buteo chromosome 21, bButBut1.hap1.1, whole genome shotgun sequence DNA encodes these proteins:
- the LOC142042876 gene encoding semaphorin-3D-like isoform X2, translated as MQAAPGRGLPLAALLLLFLLLQQPGSSQAWKQHAPRLRLAYKDLLKSNSSRLLLASGDGLDFQALLVDEDRAWLMVGAKNHIFLLHLDHPSREPEKIFWPASREQVEHCQLAGKNVETECANFVRLLQPFNRSHVFACGTGSYQPVCAFIQLGARGKGPGAPPMRLVTHSLESGRGRCPYSPHEPFTGLLVDGELYSGTSSDFMGSSAAFFRTWVHGAEQSYIRTEQNQDHWLHEPAFVGAYAIPDTYNPHDDKVYIFFRETAMEAGQWERRHIHARVARVCKNDVGGKRSLINRWSTFLKARLVCSIPGPQGTETHFDQLEDVFLLRTRDPQNPLIFGLFTVSSGVFSGSAVCVYSMAAVRAAFSGPFAHKEGFDYRWVEYKGRVPYPRPGTCPSETYDPLLQSTKDFPDEVISFMRAHQLMWEPVYPQGRQPVLARVNVPYRLRRLLVHRLETESRHYDVLFLGTDEGKILKVGLAGGASRGTEVISLEEISVTKVPSPILDMKLSPKRQELFVSSTHGLLQLSLYRCELYGKTCTDCCLARDPYCTWDSKTCAPHLLTEKRRARCQDVLKSDPLSQCQDTAEGTAATEKLVFGVEKNSTFLECLARSPQTTVRWLVRHGEETGLSEVRNNGHFSVLEQGLLIRQLAREDAGTYECQAVERSFSRPLTRYSLRVIRHEAMEVPPYKRSKGAELGGTHQSPRPRIDLHPGYKGFPRALGAPGTSLDVYCNALRHQERQRQKSWHQKWQHPSPDSKNGRVRRHPQPL; from the exons ATGCAGGCTGCCCCCGGCCGCGGGCTGCCCCTCGCCGcgcttctcctcctcttcctcctcctgcagcagccggGCAGCAGCCAGGCATGGAAGCAGCACGCCCCGCGCCTTCGCCTCGCCTACAAAG ATCTGCTGAAATCTAACAGCTCTCGCCTGTTGCTGGCCTCTGGGGACGGGCTGGATTTCCAAGCCCTCTTGGTGGATGAAGACAGGGCCTGGCTGATGGTGGGAGCAAAAAACCACATCTTCCTGCTCCACCTGGACCATCCCAGCAGAGAGCCCGAGAAG ATTTTCTGGCCAGCCTCCAGGGAGCAGGTTGAACACTGCCAGCTGGCGGGGAAGAACGTGGAG ACCGAGTGTGCCAACTTCGTCCGCCTCCTCCAGCCCTTCAACAGGAGCCACGTGTTCGCCTGCGGGACCGGCTCCTACCAACCCGTCTGTGCCTTCATCCAGCTGGGAGCCAGGGGGAAG GGTCCCGGGGCTCCCCCCATGCGGTTGGTGACCCACTCCTTGGAATCGGGACGAGGACGGTGCCCCTACAGCCCCCATGAACCCTTCACGGGACTCCTCGTTG ACGGGGAGCTCTATTCGGGCACCTCCAGTGACTTCATGGGCAGCAGCGCTGCCTTTTTCCGGACCTGGGTCCATGGGGCCGAGCAGAGCTACATCCGGACGGAGCAGAACCAGGACCACTGGCTACACG AGCCTGCGTTTGTCGGCGCCTACGCCATCCCTGATACCTACAACCCGCACGACGACAAGGTCTACATCTTCTTCCGTGAGACGGCCATGGAAGCCGGGCAGTGGGAGAGGCGGCACATCCACGCCAGGGTGGCCCGGGTCTGCAAG AATGACGTCGGAGGGAAGCGCAGCCTCATCAACCGCTGGAGCACGTTCCTCAAGGCCCGCCTGGTGTGCTCCATCCCTGGGCCCCAGGGCACCGAGACCCACTTCGACCAGCTCG AGGATGTTTTCCTCCTGCGCACCCGGGACCCCCAGAACCCCCTCATCTTCGGCCTCTTCACAGTCTCCAG TGGCGTCTTCAGCGGCTCCGCTGTCTGCGTCTACTCCATGGCTGCCGTGAGAGCTGCCTTCAGCGGGCCCTTTGCGCACAAGGAGGGATTCGACTACCGCTGGGTAGAATACAAGGGCCGCGTCCCCTATCCCCGTCCCGGCACG TGCCCCAGCGAGACGTACGACCCCCTCCTGCAGTCCACCAAGGACTTCCCCGACGAGGTGATCAGCTTCATGCGCGCCCACCAGCTGATGTGGGAGCCTGTATACCCGCAGGGCCGCCAGCCCGTCCTGGCGAGGGTCAACGTACCTTACCGGCTGCGGCGGCTGCTGGTGCACAGGCTGGAGACGGAGAGCCGGCACTACGACGTGCTCTTCCTAGGCACAG ATGAAGGTAAAATCCTGAAGGTGGGGCTGGCCGGTGGGGCGAGCCGTGGCACCGAGGTGATCAGCCTGGAGGAGATCAGCGTCACGAAG GTGCCTTCTCCCATCCTGGACATGAAGTTATCACCGAAGAGG caggagctgtttGTGAGCAGCACCCACGGGCTGCTCCAGCTCTCCCTGTACCGCTGCGAACTCTACGGCAAAACCTGCACCGACTGCTGCCTGGCCAGGGACCCTTACTGCACCTGGGACAGCAAGACCTGTGCTCCTCACCTGCTCACCGAAAAGAG GCGTGCCCGCTGCCAGGACGTGCTGAAGTCTGACCCGCTCAGCCAGTGCCAGGACACCGCAGAAG GGACCGCTGCCACGGAGAAGCTAGTTTTTGGGGTGGAGAAGAACTCAACCTTCCTCGAGTGCCTGGCCCGCTCCCCGCAGACAACTGTCCGGTGGCTGGTGCGGCACGGCGAGGAAACGGGCCTGAGCGAG GTCAGGAACAACGGCCACTTCTCGGTGCTGGAGCAAGGGCTGCTGATCCGCCAGCTGGCGAGGGAGGACGCGGGCACCTACGAGTGCCAGGCGGTGGAGCGCTCCTTCTCCCGGCCCCTCACCCGATACAGCCTCCGCGTCATCAGGCACGAAGCCATGGAGGTGCCACCTTACAAACGGAGCAAGGGGGCTGAGCTAGGGGGGACCCACCagagcccccggccccggatTGACCTGCACCCAGGCTACAAGGGCTTCCCGCGGGCCCTGGGGGCACCGGGCACCAGCCTGGATGTCTACTGCAACGCCCTGCGGCACCAGGAAAGGCAGCGGCAGAAATCCTGGCACCAGAAGTGGCAGCACCCATCCCCGGACAGCAAGAACGGCCGGGTGCGgaggcacccccagcccctctga
- the LOC142042876 gene encoding semaphorin-3D-like isoform X1 — protein MQAAPGRGLPLAALLLLFLLLQQPGSSQAWKQHAPRLRLAYKDLLKSNSSRLLLASGDGLDFQALLVDEDRAWLMVGAKNHIFLLHLDHPSREPEKIFWPASREQVEHCQLAGKNVETECANFVRLLQPFNRSHVFACGTGSYQPVCAFIQLGARGKGPGAPPMRLVTHSLESGRGRCPYSPHEPFTGLLVDGELYSGTSSDFMGSSAAFFRTWVHGAEQSYIRTEQNQDHWLHEPAFVGAYAIPDTYNPHDDKVYIFFRETAMEAGQWERRHIHARVARVCKQNDVGGKRSLINRWSTFLKARLVCSIPGPQGTETHFDQLEDVFLLRTRDPQNPLIFGLFTVSSGVFSGSAVCVYSMAAVRAAFSGPFAHKEGFDYRWVEYKGRVPYPRPGTCPSETYDPLLQSTKDFPDEVISFMRAHQLMWEPVYPQGRQPVLARVNVPYRLRRLLVHRLETESRHYDVLFLGTDEGKILKVGLAGGASRGTEVISLEEISVTKVPSPILDMKLSPKRQELFVSSTHGLLQLSLYRCELYGKTCTDCCLARDPYCTWDSKTCAPHLLTEKRRARCQDVLKSDPLSQCQDTAEGTAATEKLVFGVEKNSTFLECLARSPQTTVRWLVRHGEETGLSEVRNNGHFSVLEQGLLIRQLAREDAGTYECQAVERSFSRPLTRYSLRVIRHEAMEVPPYKRSKGAELGGTHQSPRPRIDLHPGYKGFPRALGAPGTSLDVYCNALRHQERQRQKSWHQKWQHPSPDSKNGRVRRHPQPL, from the exons ATGCAGGCTGCCCCCGGCCGCGGGCTGCCCCTCGCCGcgcttctcctcctcttcctcctcctgcagcagccggGCAGCAGCCAGGCATGGAAGCAGCACGCCCCGCGCCTTCGCCTCGCCTACAAAG ATCTGCTGAAATCTAACAGCTCTCGCCTGTTGCTGGCCTCTGGGGACGGGCTGGATTTCCAAGCCCTCTTGGTGGATGAAGACAGGGCCTGGCTGATGGTGGGAGCAAAAAACCACATCTTCCTGCTCCACCTGGACCATCCCAGCAGAGAGCCCGAGAAG ATTTTCTGGCCAGCCTCCAGGGAGCAGGTTGAACACTGCCAGCTGGCGGGGAAGAACGTGGAG ACCGAGTGTGCCAACTTCGTCCGCCTCCTCCAGCCCTTCAACAGGAGCCACGTGTTCGCCTGCGGGACCGGCTCCTACCAACCCGTCTGTGCCTTCATCCAGCTGGGAGCCAGGGGGAAG GGTCCCGGGGCTCCCCCCATGCGGTTGGTGACCCACTCCTTGGAATCGGGACGAGGACGGTGCCCCTACAGCCCCCATGAACCCTTCACGGGACTCCTCGTTG ACGGGGAGCTCTATTCGGGCACCTCCAGTGACTTCATGGGCAGCAGCGCTGCCTTTTTCCGGACCTGGGTCCATGGGGCCGAGCAGAGCTACATCCGGACGGAGCAGAACCAGGACCACTGGCTACACG AGCCTGCGTTTGTCGGCGCCTACGCCATCCCTGATACCTACAACCCGCACGACGACAAGGTCTACATCTTCTTCCGTGAGACGGCCATGGAAGCCGGGCAGTGGGAGAGGCGGCACATCCACGCCAGGGTGGCCCGGGTCTGCAAG CAGAATGACGTCGGAGGGAAGCGCAGCCTCATCAACCGCTGGAGCACGTTCCTCAAGGCCCGCCTGGTGTGCTCCATCCCTGGGCCCCAGGGCACCGAGACCCACTTCGACCAGCTCG AGGATGTTTTCCTCCTGCGCACCCGGGACCCCCAGAACCCCCTCATCTTCGGCCTCTTCACAGTCTCCAG TGGCGTCTTCAGCGGCTCCGCTGTCTGCGTCTACTCCATGGCTGCCGTGAGAGCTGCCTTCAGCGGGCCCTTTGCGCACAAGGAGGGATTCGACTACCGCTGGGTAGAATACAAGGGCCGCGTCCCCTATCCCCGTCCCGGCACG TGCCCCAGCGAGACGTACGACCCCCTCCTGCAGTCCACCAAGGACTTCCCCGACGAGGTGATCAGCTTCATGCGCGCCCACCAGCTGATGTGGGAGCCTGTATACCCGCAGGGCCGCCAGCCCGTCCTGGCGAGGGTCAACGTACCTTACCGGCTGCGGCGGCTGCTGGTGCACAGGCTGGAGACGGAGAGCCGGCACTACGACGTGCTCTTCCTAGGCACAG ATGAAGGTAAAATCCTGAAGGTGGGGCTGGCCGGTGGGGCGAGCCGTGGCACCGAGGTGATCAGCCTGGAGGAGATCAGCGTCACGAAG GTGCCTTCTCCCATCCTGGACATGAAGTTATCACCGAAGAGG caggagctgtttGTGAGCAGCACCCACGGGCTGCTCCAGCTCTCCCTGTACCGCTGCGAACTCTACGGCAAAACCTGCACCGACTGCTGCCTGGCCAGGGACCCTTACTGCACCTGGGACAGCAAGACCTGTGCTCCTCACCTGCTCACCGAAAAGAG GCGTGCCCGCTGCCAGGACGTGCTGAAGTCTGACCCGCTCAGCCAGTGCCAGGACACCGCAGAAG GGACCGCTGCCACGGAGAAGCTAGTTTTTGGGGTGGAGAAGAACTCAACCTTCCTCGAGTGCCTGGCCCGCTCCCCGCAGACAACTGTCCGGTGGCTGGTGCGGCACGGCGAGGAAACGGGCCTGAGCGAG GTCAGGAACAACGGCCACTTCTCGGTGCTGGAGCAAGGGCTGCTGATCCGCCAGCTGGCGAGGGAGGACGCGGGCACCTACGAGTGCCAGGCGGTGGAGCGCTCCTTCTCCCGGCCCCTCACCCGATACAGCCTCCGCGTCATCAGGCACGAAGCCATGGAGGTGCCACCTTACAAACGGAGCAAGGGGGCTGAGCTAGGGGGGACCCACCagagcccccggccccggatTGACCTGCACCCAGGCTACAAGGGCTTCCCGCGGGCCCTGGGGGCACCGGGCACCAGCCTGGATGTCTACTGCAACGCCCTGCGGCACCAGGAAAGGCAGCGGCAGAAATCCTGGCACCAGAAGTGGCAGCACCCATCCCCGGACAGCAAGAACGGCCGGGTGCGgaggcacccccagcccctctga